In Corynebacterium aquilae DSM 44791, the genomic stretch GACCTTGGTGATCTTCTTGGTCTCGACGGTCACTCGACCCCTCCTGGGAAGTTGAAGTGTTTCGTTAAAAATTAGTTGTCCATGCGTCCAGCGCAACCGCTCGCAGTTGGCTGCGGCGCACGAAAGTCACACGGTGTCCACGCAAAGGCTTCCACGCTTACGGTCCGCGGGCAATCATGAGCTATCTAGCGGACGGCGCGATCAACGCGTCTTGCCGGTGTGGCCGAAGATTCACGTGTGAATCCCCGGTCGCTCATGTGTCTCACGGCACGAAGAGAAGGCGATGGTGCAACAGACAACAGTCATTCTTGCACACAAATGAGGACGGGGTGGGGGGATTTTGTGACCTTTTGGGCTGGACACCCCTGCTTCTCGCCCCCGTCTGGGGGTGGATTTCGATGTTAGCTGCACACTTGTACGTTGTTCAAGAGTGCTTGTGGGGGAAAACTATTTCGTGCAACCTAAGCTCAGTAGCATCTTTGCCCCGCAGCGCTTAAAAAACGGGGACAAGGCTGCGCCGACCCAAACCGGCATCTAAGATGGGCAGGGCGCGTTAATGCGCCCGCTCCGCGGGGGCAGGGCAGGCGCGTCAGGTGGGGGTGGAGGCTGGGTTCTAGACCGTGCCCGGCTCCGGGCCGACGGCGATGGGCTGGCGGATCATGTTGCCCCATTCCACCCAGCTGCCGTCATAGTTGCGCACATTGTCAAAGCCCAACAGGTACTTCAGTACAAACCAGGTGTGTGCGGAACGGTCACCGATGCGGCAATACACAATGGTGTCGGCCTTGGGGTCGAAATCGGCATACAGCTTTTCCAGATCCTCGCGGCTGCGGAACTGCCCACCCACGTAGACGGTCTGGTTCCACGGCACATTGACCGCGGTCGGGATGTGACCGGCCCGGATGGCGCCTTCTTCCGGATAGTTCTCCATGTTGGTGCGGGCACCCTCGTACTCCTCCGGGGTGCGCACGTCGATGAGGTTGACCTGGCCGAGCCCCTGGGTGACATCCGAGTGGCTGGCGCGCAGCGGAACCTCATCGCGGGTGGGAACCGGGTAATTGGTGCGCGGGTATTCCGGCACTGCGAAGGAGGTTTCGCGCTCCTCTGCCATCCACACGTCGCGACCGCCGTTGAGCAAGCGCACGTCCTGGTGGCCAAACAGTTCGAAAACCCACAGGGTAAAGGCGGCCCACCAGTTGGACTTGTCGCCATAGATCACCACCGTGTCATCGGGGCTGATGCCCTTAGAGCTCATCAGCTCGGCGAAAGCTTCGGCAGAAATATAGTCGCGCTGAATGGGGTCGTTGAGATCCTTATGCCAGTCGATGCGCACCGAGCCCGGAATGTGTCCGATGTCGTAGAGCAGCGAATCCTCGTCGGACTCGACGACTTTCAGCCCCGGGGTGCCCAGGCGTGCGGACAGCCACGACGCGGAGACAAGCCGCTCGGGATGGGCGTAGCTAGCAAACGGTGCAAACGGGTCGGCGGGAATAGCCATCGGAAAAGTCCTTTGAGAAATCAGTTGTAGAAGCGGTTGGCGCCCCACCTGGGCCGGGCGGTCGGCGGGCGCACTGCCTGCCGGAGCATGGAGACGCGCGACGCCGGGAGATGTGCAACCCGGGCGGGGGATAGGTGGTGATGTGATTATCGGAAAATGTGTGTCACCTAGTGTATGCGGACAATGGCACTTTTGAGCGCAATCCGTCACTTTCCCCCAATTTCTGTGGCGTTAGTTACGTATTGCCCTTCGGGTAAGCAAAGTTCACAGCACAACAACTACCCTTGAAGGTGACCGCTGGACAACACCGGTGGTCGGCTGGCAGCCAACAAAACCCATGCAAGATGGGCAAATTGTTGGCGCGGCTCACATAATTTACACCCAGCCCACTCCTCCAATTTCCGTCAGGGCGCCCAGCAGTGGGCATTGGAGGTCTCGGACGTCCACTGCGTCCACAGGCTGAGCTTTAAGGAGAACTTTTCGTGCACAAGGCAATCGTCGTATTCGAGGTCGAAGGCGGCAACGACAAGCAGTTCAACGGCCACCGCAAGGACACCATGCCCATCGTCGACGCCATCAAGGCGAAGGGCTGGAACGCAGAGGTCGTCTACTACCGTCCCGAGTGGGCAGATCAGCTGTTCGAGTACGTGTCCAGCAACTTCGACGCCTACATCTCCCGCGTCAACCCCGGCAACATCCCCGGCGGCGAAAAGGGTTACTTCGACCTGCTGACCCGCCTGTCCAACGAGGCTGGCCTCGTCGGCATGTCCACCCCGGAAGAGATGATGGCCTACGGCGCCAAGGACGCGCTGGTCAAGCTGTCCGACACCGACCTGGTCCCCAGCGACACCTACGCCTACTACGACGTCGAAAGCTTCCACAAGACCTTCCCGTCCTCCCTGTCCTACGGTGAGCGCGTGCTCAAGCAGAACCGTGGCTCCACCGGCTCCGGTATCTGGCGCGTCCAGCTCGAAGACAAGGAACTCGCCGCCAGCGTCGAGCCCGGCACCGAGCTGCCCCTGGACACCAAGCTGCGCTGCACCGAGGCCGTGGACAACCACACCGAGATCCGCGAACTCGGCGAGTTCATGGACTTCTGCGACCAGTACATCGTCGGCGACAACGGCATGCTCGTCGACATGCGCTTCATGCCCCGCATCGTCGAGGGTGAGATCCGCATCCTGCTGGTCGGCCCGCACCCGGTCTTCGTTGTGCACAAGAAGCCGGCTGCCGGTGGCGACAACTTCT encodes the following:
- a CDS encoding sulfurtransferase, whose translation is MAIPADPFAPFASYAHPERLVSASWLSARLGTPGLKVVESDEDSLLYDIGHIPGSVRIDWHKDLNDPIQRDYISAEAFAELMSSKGISPDDTVVIYGDKSNWWAAFTLWVFELFGHQDVRLLNGGRDVWMAEERETSFAVPEYPRTNYPVPTRDEVPLRASHSDVTQGLGQVNLIDVRTPEEYEGARTNMENYPEEGAIRAGHIPTAVNVPWNQTVYVGGQFRSREDLEKLYADFDPKADTIVYCRIGDRSAHTWFVLKYLLGFDNVRNYDGSWVEWGNMIRQPIAVGPEPGTV
- a CDS encoding Cj0069 family protein produces the protein MHKAIVVFEVEGGNDKQFNGHRKDTMPIVDAIKAKGWNAEVVYYRPEWADQLFEYVSSNFDAYISRVNPGNIPGGEKGYFDLLTRLSNEAGLVGMSTPEEMMAYGAKDALVKLSDTDLVPSDTYAYYDVESFHKTFPSSLSYGERVLKQNRGSTGSGIWRVQLEDKELAASVEPGTELPLDTKLRCTEAVDNHTEIRELGEFMDFCDQYIVGDNGMLVDMRFMPRIVEGEIRILLVGPHPVFVVHKKPAAGGDNFSATLFSGATYTYDKPSDWQELVDMFADARPVIAEKLGGDNIPLIWTADFMLDDAEDGGDTYVLGEINCSCVGFTSELNMGIQEMVADEAISRVEKKHA